One genomic segment of Hordeum vulgare subsp. vulgare chromosome 2H, MorexV3_pseudomolecules_assembly, whole genome shotgun sequence includes these proteins:
- the LOC123430096 gene encoding uncharacterized protein LOC123430096, protein MWLCMSSGGAAAAAAVRAEGQPASTAMVLLPTGELREYPRPATAAEALEDAVAGGAGWFLCDADAMGFEGPVAAVAGTDELRPGQIYFVLPAEARKNGLRREDLAALAVRASAALVSKASVNASGSGGRRRRAGSVSPLVFAPPPEVDETLTYKTVPALAAKRRPVARVKSAGRMQSRFAPDLTAIPECE, encoded by the coding sequence ATGTGGCTCTGCATGTCCAGCGGCggcgcggcagcggcggcggcggtgcgggcAGAGGGGCAGCCTGCCTCCACGGCTATGGTACTGCTGCCAACCGGTGAGCTGCGGGAGTACCCTCGCCCGGCCACAGCAGCAGAGGCGCTCGAGGACGCCGTGGCTGGGGGCGCCGGTTGGTTCCTGTGCGACGCCGACGCGATGGGGTTCGAGGGGCCCGTGGCTGCCGTGGCCGGGACAGATGAGCTCCGCCCGGGGCAGATCTACTTCGTGCTCCCCGCTGAGGCTCGTAAGAACGGGCTACGGCGGGAGGACCtcgcggcgctcgccgtcagggcGTCCGCGGCGCTCGTTAGTAAGGCCAGCGTCAACGCCTCCGGCAGCGGCGGGCGGAGGAGGCGCGCCGGCTCTGTTTCGCCGCTCGTGTTCGCCCCGCCGCCGGAAGTGGACGAGACGCTTACGTATAAGACCGTGCCGGCGCTGGCGGCGAAGAGGCGGCCGGTGGCGCGCGTGAAGAGTGCCGGGAGGATGCAGTCGCGCTTCGCTCCCGATCTCACCGCCATTCCTGAGTGCGAGTGA